The Streptomyces pactum genome contains a region encoding:
- the fabD gene encoding ACP S-malonyltransferase: MTAATGTPPVTETPTGRLPVVFMFSGQGSQYYRMGEELFESDEVFRTALRRYDTVAAGLLGESVLARVFDPARRKNDPFIDTRLTHPAIVMIELALAETLRAAGVEPDYLLGSSLGEYAAAVVSGSIDAETCLRLLVGQAEGLPGGPRGGLLAVITRPDGRDRIPELPGCEVAARNYPGHIVVAGADADLDRAEAALRAADVLYQRVPVEYPYHSSLMDGVLTECRAVFDGVAFAPPRIPWVSCVDGRLVERPGADHFWQVARRPIEFERAMAAMRARGDFLYLDLGPSGTLHNFVRGNLPAGDRSRSLPLLSPFGHDPRNLDQVRALAAPASTRSTLSTPSTTAIRHPHPTLVTAETARKAHGMKVYGFPGQGSQRRGMGKELFARYPRETAIADRVLGYSTEELCVHDPERRLGRTEYTQPALYVVSVLTYLDRLAEDAEPADYLVGHSLGEYAALFAAGVFDFETGLRLVRRRGALMAEAGGGGMAAVVGCDEATVLRVLADRGIDELDLANHNAPDQFVLSGPAEHVDAARAAFESAGVRAVRLNVSAPFHSRLMRDTAAEFARFLDGFTLRDPAVPVLANVDARPYAPGAVKSTLTAQIASPVRWTDTVRRLMGHGDFEFVELGPGRVLTNLVTKIRKNAEPLPAPAAEERLIAPLPAPAAADRFVEPLPAVQSPPPMGPAASAAPTADTLGAATFRERYGLRRAYLLGALYGGISGREMLGAAAKAGLLGFLGTGGLRLDDVDALLGDVAGDLGLGGSFGVNLLYRHGAPDEESALVDLLLRHGVDLVEASGFPLITPALVRFRLKGGRIIAKVSRTDVAAEFLAPPPERLVTRLLEAGEVTAEEARAAAGRPMADDLCVEADGGWLSSTADLLTLLPAVLRLRDTTATGGHRVHVGCAGGIGTPEAAGAAFLLGADFVLTGSVNQCSVEAATSAEVKDILQEAREYDVDTAPWGELFDLGVQARYLKRGLFFPARASRLHELWRRHGSLAELDDETRSQVLDRYLGGEAPAPVAAGSTPEQQLAAVFRGYFTRGFRLAVRGDQGSRVDYLVHCGPAMGAFNQVVADTELHPWRARTVEAIADALMDGAAAHLSARLRSFG; encoded by the coding sequence GTGACCGCGGCCACCGGGACGCCCCCGGTCACCGAGACGCCCACCGGGCGCCTGCCCGTGGTTTTCATGTTCTCCGGGCAGGGCTCGCAGTACTACCGCATGGGCGAGGAACTCTTCGAGTCCGACGAGGTGTTCCGTACGGCCCTGCGGCGGTACGACACCGTCGCCGCCGGGCTGCTGGGTGAGTCGGTCCTCGCCCGGGTGTTCGACCCGGCCCGGCGCAAGAACGACCCCTTCATCGACACCCGGCTCACCCACCCGGCGATCGTCATGATCGAGCTCGCGCTGGCCGAGACCCTGCGCGCGGCCGGCGTCGAGCCGGACTACCTGCTCGGTTCCAGCCTCGGCGAGTACGCGGCCGCGGTCGTCTCCGGCAGCATCGACGCCGAGACGTGCCTGCGGCTGCTCGTCGGGCAGGCGGAGGGGCTGCCGGGGGGCCCGCGCGGCGGGTTGCTCGCGGTCATCACCCGCCCGGACGGCCGGGACCGGATCCCCGAGCTGCCCGGCTGCGAGGTGGCCGCCCGCAACTACCCCGGCCACATCGTGGTCGCGGGCGCCGACGCGGACCTGGACCGGGCCGAGGCGGCCCTGCGCGCGGCCGACGTGCTGTACCAGCGGGTACCGGTCGAGTACCCCTACCACTCCAGCCTGATGGACGGCGTCCTCACCGAGTGCCGGGCCGTCTTCGACGGGGTGGCCTTCGCCCCGCCGCGCATCCCCTGGGTGTCGTGCGTGGACGGACGGCTCGTCGAGCGGCCCGGTGCCGACCACTTCTGGCAGGTCGCCCGCAGACCCATCGAGTTCGAGCGGGCCATGGCCGCGATGCGTGCCCGCGGGGACTTCCTCTACCTCGACCTGGGCCCCTCGGGAACCCTGCACAACTTCGTCCGCGGCAACCTCCCGGCGGGCGACCGCTCGCGTTCACTGCCGCTGCTCAGTCCGTTCGGTCACGACCCACGCAACCTCGACCAGGTCCGGGCACTCGCGGCACCGGCCTCCACCCGCTCCACCCTGAGCACCCCCTCCACCACTGCGATCAGACATCCGCATCCGACTTTGGTGACAGCGGAGACGGCAAGGAAGGCACACGGCATGAAGGTCTACGGTTTCCCAGGTCAGGGGTCCCAGCGGCGGGGTATGGGCAAGGAGCTGTTCGCCAGGTACCCGCGGGAGACCGCGATCGCCGACCGCGTGCTCGGCTACTCGACCGAGGAGCTGTGCGTCCACGACCCGGAGCGCCGCCTGGGCCGCACCGAGTACACACAGCCGGCGCTCTACGTCGTCAGCGTCCTGACCTACCTCGACCGGCTCGCCGAGGATGCCGAGCCCGCCGACTACCTGGTCGGCCACAGCCTCGGCGAGTACGCGGCCCTGTTCGCCGCCGGCGTCTTCGACTTCGAAACCGGGCTGCGCCTGGTGCGGCGGCGCGGCGCCCTGATGGCGGAGGCCGGCGGTGGCGGGATGGCCGCGGTGGTCGGCTGCGACGAGGCGACCGTGCTGCGGGTGCTCGCCGACCGCGGCATCGACGAGCTCGACCTGGCCAACCACAACGCCCCCGACCAGTTCGTGCTGTCCGGCCCGGCCGAGCACGTCGACGCGGCCCGCGCCGCCTTCGAGTCGGCCGGCGTCCGCGCCGTCCGGCTCAACGTCAGCGCGCCCTTCCACTCCCGCCTCATGCGGGACACCGCCGCGGAGTTCGCCCGCTTCCTGGACGGCTTCACCCTGCGGGACCCGGCCGTCCCGGTGCTCGCCAACGTGGACGCGCGGCCGTACGCCCCCGGCGCCGTCAAGTCGACCCTGACCGCGCAGATCGCCTCCCCGGTCCGCTGGACCGACACCGTGCGTCGGCTGATGGGCCACGGCGACTTCGAGTTCGTGGAGCTGGGCCCGGGCCGGGTCCTGACCAATCTGGTCACCAAGATCAGAAAGAATGCGGAGCCGCTGCCCGCGCCGGCAGCGGAGGAACGCCTCATTGCACCACTGCCCGCGCCGGCAGCGGCGGATCGGTTCGTCGAGCCGCTGCCCGCCGTCCAGTCGCCGCCGCCCATGGGGCCCGCGGCCTCCGCCGCCCCGACGGCCGACACCCTCGGAGCCGCCACCTTCCGCGAGCGGTACGGTCTGCGGCGCGCGTACCTGCTGGGCGCCCTGTACGGCGGCATCTCGGGCCGCGAGATGCTGGGCGCGGCGGCCAAGGCAGGGCTCCTCGGCTTCCTGGGGACCGGCGGGCTGCGCCTCGACGACGTGGACGCCCTGCTGGGCGACGTGGCCGGGGACCTGGGCCTGGGCGGCTCCTTCGGTGTCAACCTGCTGTACCGGCACGGCGCCCCCGATGAGGAGTCGGCCCTCGTGGACCTGCTCCTGCGGCACGGCGTCGACCTGGTCGAGGCGTCCGGCTTCCCGCTGATCACCCCGGCGCTGGTCCGGTTCCGCCTCAAGGGCGGCCGCATCATCGCCAAGGTGTCCCGCACGGACGTGGCCGCCGAGTTCCTGGCCCCGCCGCCCGAGCGGCTGGTCACCCGGCTGCTGGAGGCGGGCGAGGTCACCGCGGAGGAGGCCCGCGCGGCGGCCGGACGGCCGATGGCGGACGATCTGTGCGTGGAGGCCGACGGCGGCTGGCTGAGCAGCACGGCCGACCTGCTGACCCTGCTGCCCGCCGTGCTGCGGCTGCGCGACACGACCGCGACGGGCGGCCACCGGGTGCACGTGGGGTGCGCGGGCGGCATCGGCACCCCCGAGGCCGCCGGGGCCGCGTTCCTGCTCGGCGCCGACTTCGTGCTGACCGGCTCGGTCAACCAGTGCTCCGTGGAGGCGGCCACCAGCGCGGAGGTGAAGGACATCCTCCAGGAGGCCCGCGAGTACGACGTGGACACCGCGCCCTGGGGCGAGTTGTTCGACCTGGGCGTCCAGGCCCGCTACCTCAAGCGGGGGCTGTTCTTCCCGGCCCGGGCGTCCCGGCTGCACGAGCTGTGGCGCCGGCACGGCTCGCTCGCCGAGCTGGACGACGAGACCAGGAGTCAGGTTCTCGACCGGTACCTGGGCGGCGAGGCCCCGGCGCCCGTGGCGGCGGGCAGCACCCCCGAGCAGCAACTGGCGGCCGTGTTCCGCGGCTACTTCACACGCGGCTTCCGCCTCGCCGTGCGCGGTGACCAGGGCTCCCGGGTGGACTACCTGGTGCACTGCGGCCCCGCCATGGGCGCCTTCAACCAGGTGGTCGCGGACACCGAACTCCACCCGTGGCGTGCCCGCACGGTGGAGGCGATCGCCGACGCCCTGATGGACGGCGCCGCCGCCCACCTCTCCGCACGACTGCGCAGCTTCGGCTGA
- a CDS encoding helix-turn-helix domain-containing protein, with amino-acid sequence MTALVTGTAPTAATAQGVGPLLRAWRERRRVSQLELALRADSSARHISFIETGRSRPSEEMVLRLAEHLDVPVRERNALLLAAGYAPHYPETPLDDPALDALREGMERLIRGYEPYPALVVDATYQVLAANRGILMLMDGVPEHLLEPPLNAMRLTLHPQGLAPRIPNLREWRGHLLEQMERQIALHRSEPLRALYEEVAAYPVPDTARGEEPAEAVPYFALPMQIEHEGRTLSFISSISTFNTPMDVTVAELAIETLLPADPATVKYLHSLLP; translated from the coding sequence ATGACCGCACTCGTGACCGGCACCGCTCCCACCGCCGCCACCGCACAGGGCGTGGGCCCGCTGCTGCGGGCCTGGCGGGAGCGGCGGCGGGTCAGCCAACTGGAGCTGGCGCTGCGCGCCGACTCCTCTGCCCGGCACATCAGCTTCATCGAGACGGGCCGCTCCCGGCCGAGCGAGGAGATGGTGCTGCGGCTCGCCGAGCACCTGGACGTCCCCGTACGGGAGCGCAACGCGCTGCTGCTCGCGGCCGGTTACGCCCCGCACTATCCGGAGACGCCGCTGGACGACCCGGCGCTGGACGCCCTGCGCGAGGGCATGGAGCGGCTGATCCGGGGCTACGAGCCGTATCCGGCGCTGGTCGTCGACGCGACGTACCAGGTGCTCGCCGCCAACCGGGGCATCCTGATGCTGATGGACGGCGTACCGGAGCATCTGCTCGAGCCGCCGCTGAACGCGATGCGGCTGACCCTGCACCCGCAGGGCCTGGCGCCGCGCATCCCCAACCTGCGCGAGTGGCGCGGGCACCTGCTGGAGCAGATGGAGCGGCAGATCGCCCTGCACCGCTCGGAGCCGCTGCGGGCGCTGTACGAGGAGGTGGCGGCGTATCCGGTGCCGGACACGGCGCGGGGCGAGGAGCCGGCCGAGGCGGTGCCGTACTTCGCGCTGCCGATGCAGATCGAGCACGAGGGCCGGACCCTGTCGTTCATCTCGTCCATCTCCACCTTCAACACGCCGATGGACGTGACCGTCGCCGAGCTGGCCATCGAGACGCTGCTCCCGGCCGACCCGGCGACGGTCAAGTATCTCCACTCGTTGCTGCCCTGA
- a CDS encoding 4a-hydroxytetrahydrobiopterin dehydratase produces the protein MPVEPLSQKEIEERLAELPGWSLDDGRLTRSYRLGSHFAATAMVVHIAQVQEELDHHSDLTLGYNTVSLAVHTHSAGGAVTEKDVGLARRVEDLAAGHGAH, from the coding sequence ATGCCCGTCGAACCGCTGTCGCAGAAGGAGATCGAGGAGCGGCTGGCCGAGCTGCCGGGCTGGTCCCTCGACGACGGCCGCCTCACGCGTTCCTACCGGCTCGGCTCGCACTTCGCGGCCACCGCGATGGTCGTCCACATCGCCCAGGTGCAGGAGGAGCTCGATCACCACTCCGACCTGACCCTCGGGTACAACACGGTCTCCCTGGCCGTGCACACCCACAGCGCGGGCGGTGCCGTCACCGAGAAGGACGTCGGGCTCGCCCGCAGGGTGGAGGACCTGGCCGCCGGCCATGGGGCACACTGA